From the genome of Hymenobacter cellulosilyticus, one region includes:
- a CDS encoding VWA domain-containing protein, with protein sequence MRTAGKDVWLLVDLSRSMDAADVAPTRLQKVKAELSTLINRFQADRLGLIVFAGDAVVQCPLTYDQSALQLFVNTLQTNLVSATGTDLSPALELALARMSATPQAAGSPARVTALVLVSDGEDFGENLEPTLRVLARSGARLYSMGVGTLEGARLPRPTGAGYLRDARGREVVSRLNPVALRRLAEQTNGQYFELTDRRNEFPLLVNALNRLEGQAEQVRTVAVADNRYRYPLALALFLLALDILLTVKVIRP encoded by the coding sequence GTGCGCACGGCGGGCAAAGACGTCTGGCTGCTGGTGGACTTGTCGCGCTCCATGGATGCGGCCGACGTGGCTCCTACCCGGTTACAGAAAGTGAAGGCTGAGCTCAGCACTCTTATCAACCGATTCCAGGCCGACCGGCTCGGGCTGATTGTCTTTGCCGGTGACGCCGTAGTGCAATGCCCGCTGACTTACGACCAAAGCGCCCTGCAGCTCTTTGTAAATACGCTCCAGACAAATCTGGTTTCGGCCACGGGTACCGATTTGTCGCCGGCATTGGAGCTGGCCCTGGCCCGAATGAGTGCTACGCCCCAGGCAGCCGGCAGTCCGGCCCGCGTGACGGCCCTGGTGCTGGTGAGCGACGGTGAGGATTTCGGTGAAAACCTGGAGCCCACCCTGCGGGTACTGGCCCGCTCGGGTGCCCGACTCTATAGTATGGGCGTGGGCACGCTGGAAGGAGCGCGCCTGCCCCGCCCCACGGGAGCCGGCTACCTGCGGGATGCCCGCGGCCGGGAAGTCGTCAGCCGCCTGAACCCGGTGGCGCTGCGGCGCCTGGCGGAGCAAACCAACGGGCAGTATTTTGAACTAACGGACCGCCGCAATGAATTTCCGTTGTTGGTAAATGCCCTCAACCGGCTGGAAGGTCAGGCCGAGCAGGTACGCACGGTAGCCGTTGCCGACAACCGCTACCGTTACCCCTTGGCCCTGGCCTTGTTTCTACTGGCTCTCGACATCCTTCTTACCGTTAAAGTAATCCGCCCGTGA
- a CDS encoding acetyl-CoA C-acyltransferase — MQIKEVYIISAVRTPIGSFGGSLASLSATDLGAVALKGALEKAGVDGKEVDQVIMGNVISANLGQAPARQAAKKAGLPDTVECTTVNKVCASGTKAIMFAAQAIMLGQSEVILAGGMESMSNVPYYLDKARFGAKYGHSQMIDGLMKDGLWDPYNDYAMGNAAEHTAKEMGFTREQQDEFAIESYTRSAKAAKEGKKKDEIVPVTIESRGKTTVIEDDEEYLKVDFTKVAGLRPAFTKDGTVTAANASTLNDGAAAILLMSKEKAEALGVTPIGKIRGFADAEQAPEWFTTSPSLAIPKALKNAGLDASEVDYYEINEAFSVVSLANNKLLNLEGTKVNVYGGAVSLGHPLGASGARIVTTLLNVLKNEGGKIGVTGICNGGGGASSLVIERM; from the coding sequence ATGCAAATCAAGGAAGTATATATCATTTCGGCCGTGCGTACGCCCATTGGCAGCTTTGGCGGCAGCCTGGCCTCGTTGTCGGCTACCGACCTGGGCGCTGTTGCCCTGAAAGGTGCGCTGGAAAAAGCCGGCGTCGACGGCAAGGAAGTTGATCAGGTCATCATGGGCAACGTTATTTCGGCCAACCTGGGCCAGGCTCCGGCCCGGCAGGCAGCCAAAAAAGCCGGCTTGCCCGACACGGTAGAGTGCACCACCGTTAATAAAGTGTGCGCCTCGGGTACTAAGGCCATCATGTTTGCCGCCCAGGCCATCATGCTGGGCCAGTCGGAAGTAATTCTGGCCGGTGGCATGGAAAGCATGTCCAACGTGCCTTACTACCTCGACAAGGCCCGTTTCGGGGCCAAGTACGGCCACAGCCAGATGATTGACGGCCTGATGAAGGACGGCCTCTGGGACCCGTACAACGACTACGCCATGGGCAACGCGGCCGAGCACACGGCCAAGGAAATGGGCTTTACCCGTGAGCAGCAGGACGAGTTTGCCATTGAGTCGTACACCCGCAGCGCCAAAGCCGCCAAGGAAGGCAAGAAAAAAGACGAAATCGTGCCCGTAACCATCGAAAGCCGTGGCAAAACCACGGTTATCGAAGACGACGAGGAGTACCTGAAAGTGGACTTCACCAAAGTGGCTGGCTTGCGCCCCGCCTTTACCAAGGATGGCACCGTGACGGCCGCCAACGCCTCAACCCTGAACGACGGTGCGGCCGCCATCCTGCTCATGAGCAAGGAAAAGGCAGAAGCTCTGGGCGTGACGCCCATTGGCAAAATTCGCGGCTTCGCCGATGCCGAGCAGGCGCCGGAGTGGTTTACGACCTCGCCTTCCCTGGCTATTCCGAAGGCCCTGAAAAACGCCGGCTTGGACGCCAGTGAAGTAGATTACTACGAAATCAACGAGGCTTTCTCGGTGGTATCGTTGGCCAACAACAAGCTACTGAACCTGGAAGGCACCAAGGTAAACGTGTACGGCGGCGCTGTGTCCTTGGGCCACCCACTGGGGGCTTCGGGCGCGCGCATCGTGACCACGCTGCTGAACGTGCTCAAGAACGAGGGCGGCAAAATCGGCGTTACCGGCATCTGCAACGGCGGTGGCGGCGCTTCCAGCCTGGTTATCGAAAGAATGTAG
- a CDS encoding tetratricopeptide repeat protein codes for MRILLIVVLLALPSWASLTRIRDRNQAVQQAEAAYSRKEFAQAAQLYRYAIEKLGAQEEAVLLNAGHAYARAGQPVAARTYYGRLLTSPAPAVRSIARQQLAVLAAQKGEYAQAVGLLRQALLADPANKSARYNYELLRDYLARRHNEPKMPPPAEQQGKPEESSKQNQQEQTRPGQDKQGQLNDPTQPEDPRNNAQLRPDQAGQRNPNQSSPGAGKQAGENFQPGSGPQQRVAQGSQPGSTRGLDSGTAAEPNGARSQQAGSEQASLNDTQLQTQRERLQQMNLSQGQARQLLDALRTAEEQYLQQMPRRSTRKPDPKKPTW; via the coding sequence GTGAGGATCCTGCTTATAGTAGTGTTGCTGGCGCTGCCCAGTTGGGCTAGTCTGACCCGCATCCGGGACCGAAACCAAGCCGTGCAGCAGGCGGAAGCAGCCTATAGCCGGAAAGAATTTGCTCAGGCAGCCCAACTCTACCGCTACGCTATAGAGAAGCTCGGGGCTCAGGAAGAAGCTGTGCTCCTGAATGCGGGACATGCCTACGCCCGGGCTGGACAACCGGTGGCGGCCCGCACCTACTACGGGCGGCTGCTGACGAGCCCGGCGCCGGCGGTGCGCAGCATAGCCCGGCAGCAACTGGCTGTGCTGGCGGCCCAAAAGGGCGAATATGCCCAGGCCGTTGGATTGCTGCGCCAAGCGTTATTGGCGGACCCAGCCAATAAAAGTGCCCGCTACAACTACGAATTGCTGCGCGACTACCTGGCCCGCCGCCATAATGAGCCCAAAATGCCCCCGCCCGCGGAGCAGCAGGGCAAACCAGAAGAATCTTCGAAGCAGAACCAGCAGGAGCAGACGCGCCCCGGGCAGGACAAGCAAGGCCAGCTCAACGACCCAACCCAGCCCGAGGACCCGCGCAACAATGCCCAGCTACGCCCTGACCAGGCGGGCCAGCGCAACCCCAACCAGTCCAGCCCGGGTGCCGGCAAGCAGGCGGGAGAGAATTTCCAGCCCGGCAGCGGCCCTCAGCAGCGGGTGGCGCAGGGCAGCCAGCCCGGCAGCACCCGCGGCCTGGATTCGGGTACGGCGGCCGAGCCCAACGGTGCCCGGAGTCAGCAGGCCGGCAGCGAGCAGGCCTCCCTCAATGACACCCAGCTCCAGACTCAGCGGGAACGGCTCCAGCAAATGAATCTTAGTCAAGGGCAGGCGCGGCAGCTGCTGGATGCCCTGCGCACGGCCGAGGAGCAGTATCTGCAACAGATGCCGCGCCGCTCAACCCGAAAGCCCGACCCGAAAAAGCCCACCTGGTAA
- a CDS encoding T9SS type A sorting domain-containing protein — MLTTSNGGTTWTRVPASNLPAPLDAGEYGLVGSYTAIGNTIWAGTQHLTSTNQNAPARILKSTDRGLTWTASPVTTLLGGISHIAMTDANNGIAHTGNNVIYTTDGGATWQPRTFTGTFGRYDVTNVPGTNLLVSVGPTVAGTPTLATQGSFYSRDNGATWIDIDRGTYRTTVDFASRTAGYAGAQTDGSGAGGVYKASATILGVANKNSELQKGLSVYPNPSTSGVFELKLSSGIKAGTTVRVFDALGRQVLNQQLNATSVASQVATVDMSKEKAGLYTLELRTDSGVAQQKLVIE, encoded by the coding sequence GTGCTGACTACCAGCAATGGTGGCACTACCTGGACGCGCGTTCCAGCTTCCAACTTGCCTGCTCCCCTCGATGCCGGTGAATATGGTCTGGTAGGTTCCTACACCGCTATTGGCAACACTATCTGGGCCGGTACCCAGCATTTGACTTCTACCAACCAGAATGCGCCAGCGCGTATTCTGAAGTCGACTGACCGTGGCCTGACCTGGACTGCTTCGCCAGTTACGACCCTTTTGGGTGGTATTAGCCACATTGCCATGACCGATGCCAATAACGGTATTGCTCATACTGGCAACAACGTTATTTATACAACCGATGGCGGTGCTACCTGGCAGCCCCGTACGTTCACAGGTACCTTCGGCCGTTACGATGTAACCAACGTGCCCGGCACCAACCTGCTGGTGAGTGTTGGCCCAACCGTAGCCGGTACGCCTACTCTTGCTACGCAAGGGTCTTTTTACTCCCGAGACAATGGTGCTACCTGGATTGACATTGACCGCGGCACCTACCGCACCACGGTAGACTTCGCGAGCCGCACAGCAGGTTATGCTGGCGCGCAAACTGATGGAAGCGGCGCTGGTGGTGTATATAAAGCCTCTGCCACCATCCTAGGCGTTGCCAATAAGAACTCGGAGCTGCAAAAGGGCCTGTCGGTATATCCCAACCCCAGCACTTCAGGCGTATTTGAGCTGAAGCTGAGCTCGGGCATCAAGGCCGGCACTACCGTTCGCGTGTTTGATGCCCTGGGCCGTCAGGTGCTGAACCAGCAGCTGAACGCTACCAGCGTTGCCTCGCAGGTTGCTACCGTCGACATGAGCAAGGAAAAGGCTGGCCTCTACACCCTGGAGCTGCGTACCGATAGCGGTGTGGCGCAGCAGAAGCTGGTGATTGAGTAG